GTGACATTGGCGCCGGGGCGAATGGCAGCGATGCCGGCAGCAAGCGAGTGGCGGCCGATCTCGTAAACCTCGCGAGCGCGCCGGCTCGGCTCGCCCGCGGCCAGGGTGTGGATTGCGGTGGCGTGATAGCGGGCCTCGACGCCGGCGAATTCCAGATGCACGAGGTCGCCCCGCTCGATCACGCGGTTGCGCGCCGTGGCGTGGCCGCCGGCCGTGCGATCGCCGCTGGCGAGCTCCGTGGGAATCGACCAGTAATCGCTGCCGGCCGACCGCATGGCATGTTCGATTGCATCCGCCAGGGCGATCTCGGTGATGCCGGGCTTCAGCGCCTGCCGCGCCGCGTCGAGCCCGGCTTGCGCATAGCGGCTGGCCCGGCGCAGATAGGCCATCTCCGCGGGCGACTTGATCAGCCGCGGCATGCCCATCAGCACGGTCGCGTCCACGATCTGTGCCGGCGCAAGCGCCCGGGCGAGCGCCAGGCCCAGGGCGTGCGGCACGGCATAGGACTGGATCTCGATCGCCACCTTGCCGTCGCGCAGGCCCTTCTCGCGCGCGATCGCTGCGAAGATTGCCGGAATGTCGTCGAACATCAGCCGGTAGCAGCGAACGTCCTCCACCCACGAGCTCTCATAGGCAAGGGAGAGGTCCGTATCGCGCAGGATGATGGTCGGCTCATCCTCGTCGGCGGAGAAGATGAGTGCCTGCGGACTGTTCACACTGACCCAGGAGTCATAACCGCCGTAGTAATAAAGCGACTCCGGCGCCATGCTGATGCAATGGCCGATGCCTTGCTCCTTCAGCAGCCGCCGCGCTTCGGCCAGCCGCGCCCGGTGCTCCTGTTCCGTGAAACTCGCATATTTCGCCCGCATGGCTGCACTCCCCGCACACACTTCCGAGCATCATCCGGAAAGTTTGGGTATTGCGCAATAGCGCGGGCATTTCCGCGGCGGTGACATGCTGGACGGCGGAAGACACCGGGCGGTAAACTCTGCTGGAGCATTTTCGAGCGAAGTGGATACCGGTTCGCGTGAAGAAGATGCGACCAGGCAAAAACCTAGGGTGCTTCCGCGATTCGACGAAGCGCGGAAGCGCTCTAGGCAAGGCACCTGTCCAACTGCTCGGGAAACGGCCATGCTGGAGAGCCGGAACTTGCCTGACCTGAAGGCCTTTCGCGTCTTCGTCGCGGTGGCGGAAGGGGGCGGCATCAAAGCGGCAGCGGAGAAGCTGGGCCGCACGCCGTCGGCCATTTCCATGACGCTCAAGGCCCTCGAGGAGAGCCTGGGCGCCCCGCTGTTCCAGGCCGAGCGCAAGGCGCATCTCACGCCCTTCGGCCGGCTGGTGCTAGATGAAGCGCGCGAGCTGCTGCACCACTTCGCCACCTCCTGCGCCACCATGCAGTCCTATGCGCGTAACCAGATCGGCCGCTGCGACGTGGCGAGCGTGACGTCGGTGTCCATCGCCTTCCTGCCGGCGGCCATCCGGCGGGTGCAGCAGACCCTGCCCGAGTTCGGCGTCCATGTGCGGCAGATGGAATCCAAGTTTTCGGCCGATGCTTTGCTCGACGGTGTGGTGGACATTGCATTCGCGGCCCACCTCCCGCGGCCGGACGAAATCAGCTTCGAGCCGCTGTTCCGCGATGCCTTCGACATCGTTTGCGCCGAGAACGATCCGCTGACGAAGGAGAAGACGCCGTTGTCGTGGTCGGCCATCAGGGATAGGCCGTTCATCTTCAACGACAGCTTCGCGGTCATCCGGACGCCGGAGCTCCTGGAGATCACCGAGCGTGCGGTGATGTGGATCGGCAGCGTGTTCGCCCTGCTTGCCGCACTGCGGCAAGGGCTGGGGGTGAGCGTTCTGCCGCGCCTGTGCCGGGTGCAGGGGGCCGAGGGCCTGCGCTTCCTGCCGGTGGAGGATCCGACCGCGTTCCGGGTCGTCGGCCTGCTGTCGAAGAAAGACAGGCGCCAGCTGCCGGGCACACGGCATTTTGCCAATGCCGTGTACGAGGTCATCCAGGAGCAGGCCGGCATCTATGATTACGAACTGCTCTCGGCCAAGGAGCCGACGCAGTATCTCCCGGCCTGACCAGCCGTCTGGCGGCCGCCTTCAGGCAACCAGTGCGCCGACCACCGCCTTGGTTTCCAGGTATTCCTCGAGGCCATAGACGCCCTGCTCGCGGCCATTGCCCGACTGGCCATAGCCGCCGAAGGGCGCCATGGAGTCATAAGGCGGATAGTTGATCAGCACCTGGCCGGAGCGCAGGCGCGCTGCCACCTTCACCGCGGTTTCGCGATCGCCCTGCACATTCGCGGAGAGGCCATAGACCGTGTCGTTGGCAATCTGCACCGCCTCGTCCAGGTCGCGATAGGGCATGATCGCCAGCACCGGGCCGAAGATCTCGTCGCGAGCGATGGTCATGTCCCGGCGCACATTGGAGAAGACGGTGGGGCGCACATAATAGCCGCGGTTCAGGCCCTCCGGTCGGCCGGGACCTCCGGTCACCAGCTTGGCGCCCTCGGCGATGCCCCGCTCGATATAGTGCTGGATCTTGTCGAACTGCGCCTTGCTGATGGCCGGCCCGAGGTCGACGTCATCCCGGGTGGGATCACCCACCCGCATCGCCTCGGCCGCGCGCTTGGCAATGGCTTCCACCTGCTCCACGGCATCCGCCGGCACCAGCATACGCGCCGGCGAGGTACAGGACTGGCCCGTGTTGCGGAAGCAGTTTTGCACGCCGCGGGTGACCGCCGGCTCCAGGTCGGCGCTCTCCAGCAGGATATTCGCCGTCTTGCCGCCTAGCTCCTGAGCGACGCGCTTGATGGTATCGGCCGCGGCCTTGGCCACCGCCGCGCCGGCCCGGGTCGAGCCGGTGATCGACACCATGGCCACATCGGGGTGAGCGGAGATGGCGTGGCCGACGGTCGGCCCATCGCCGTTCACCAGATTGAACACGCCCTTGGGCACGCCCGCCTCGTGCAGCACGTCGGCGAAGATCATGGCGCCGAAAGGGGCGATCTCGCTGGGCTTGACCACCATGGTGCAGCCCGTGGCCAGCGCCGGCGCCACCTTCAGCACCAGCTGGTTGATCGGCCAGTTCCAGGGTGTGATCAGGCCGACCACGCCGATTGGCTCGCGCACGATCAGGGTCGTGCCTTGCGGCCGCTCGAAGGCGAAGCTTTCCAGGGCTAACATCGTGTGGCGAAGGTGGTTCACCCCCGTCTGCGCCTGGGCTTCCAGCGCAAACCGTTTTGGGGCCCCCATCTCGCGGGTAAGCGCCTCGGCGACCTCCTCTCGGCGGTCCATGTAGCAGTCGAGAATGCGCTGCAGCAGCTTGAGGCGTTCATCCTTCGTGGTCGCGGAGAAGGTGGGAAAGGCCGCCTTGGCCGCCGCAACCGCCCGGTCCACGTCAGCGGCGGTTCCGGCGGCGACCTCGGCGAAGGCCTCTTCGGTCGCGGGATTGGTCACCGCAATCCGCGCGGTGGAGAGCGGGTCGACCCAGGCGCCATCGATATAGAACTTCAGGGCGTGCTTCATGGAATTTCCTCTCGAATCGGGTGCCAGGCTGGCGCCCGCACAGGGGCTAGCCGCCCGGCCGGCCGCCGGCGCCGCGCAGACGGGACTTCTCGCTGGTGGGCACGTAGGTGCGGTAGACCAGCGCCTCCAGCTGCGTGTGGTTCTCTGCCGAGATCAGGCTGCGGGTATGTTGCGGGTCCCAGTGGTGAGGCAGCGCGCTGAGTTCCGGCAGGCCCGCCTGAATGAGCACATAGGCCGATGCGATGGGCGCGACGCGGTCGATCGGCGCGGTGGCCCAGACCTTCTCCCTGTTGATTGCCACCAGCTCGGCGCCGATCACGATCCTCACCGGCATCGAGCCTCCCGTCGCCACGGTAATGAGAGGCACGAGCCAGACCGGCCGCAGCACGTTTGGCCGGCTGATCACCCGACCGACGTCTTCGCCGCCATTGATCTGGTCGGCGACCGCGGTGCCGAGCAGAAACGGGGAGGTCGCCGGCTCACTCATACCCGTGGTGGCCAGCACCGACAGCAGCGCGGTGGACCAGTCGAACCCGGTGCGGGCGAGCCAGCGGGCCGCGCGGCCCACATCTTCCGCGATGCCCCAAGGCAGCCCCGCCCCGCGCGCCGCCTTATAGGCAGTCATCTCGACCTCGTTCATGGAGAGGTCGATCATGCCGGGCGGGCGGGCCAGGGGCGTAGCGCCTTGGCTACCAGGTTCCGTCATCAATGGTCTCATGCAGCTCATCGGGAAAAGGCGCACCCTGGAACAGCCGGATGCGCAGGCTCAGGTTCGAGCGAGGGTCGAAAAAGGCGCCGCCCAGGAAGGAGAGCTTGCAGCGCATCAGGTCGAGCGGCCTGAGGTCGGCGCCGAGAACATTGTCACGGATCTCGCCATAGGGGTGGGCGGGGGCGTTCTGCACCCGGCGGATGACATGGCGGAACTCGGGCCGGTCGAGCGCCAGGCAGCTCACGCGCTCGTCCGCCGATCGCTGTGACAGCTCCTGTTTCAGGCGTGCCACCTCGCGGGCAAAGCCAAGCGGCAGCTCCAGCTCGTCGCCTTCATCGTCACCGCGCCAGCCGAGCCGCGGTTCCAGCTTCTCCTGGGAGGTATACCAGAACCGGGCGGTGGCGTCCGGGTGGTCGAAATCGATGGTCAGAGCCCAGGCATATTGCTCGTCCAGGATGCGCGCCAGCACCTCGCAGCGCATGGCGCCATCGATGCGGCCGAGCTCCTCCTCGTGGTTGGCCATGGCGGCAGATAGATCGTCGACCAGCGCACCGTGGGGCTCGATCAGCAGCGACACCAGGCATTCCTGGCCCTCGAGACTCAGCGCCGCTTCGCCGCGGCGGTAAAGCACATCCCATGGCCGCTCGGTGCCGGCAGTCAGCGCCTCCGTCCAGCTACGCACCAAGGCGAGGTCTTGCCGCAGACGGGCGGTGCGCGCCGCCTGCACCTCGTCATCGGTGCGCCACCAGCTGTATTCCTCGGTTGCGGTGGCAAGGGCCGTCTTGAAATGGTGCAAGGCCGCTGGGTCGAGCCGGTCGATGTCGCGCACCCGGGCAAGCGCTGTTTCCCGCGCCGAGATCCAACGATGCAGCAGGTTGGGATGGCGGACCAGGAAGGGCGCCATGCCGAGCCCGGTGGAATTGCCGATGCCGAGCTGGCGCCTCAGCTTCGGGTCGAGCCGCACCGCCGTGTCCGGCGCGATCATTCTGGCGCAGTGCTCGACGAGATCCACCGTGAAGGCGCGGATCAGCCACACGGTCAGCATCTCGGCCACGAAGGGACCTGAGAATTCGGGCCGGCTGGATACCACCTGCCAATCGGCGATGCCGAACTTGCCGTTGCCATAGACGGCGCTGGTGCGCAGGAGGTAGCCAATCTCGCGGATCGCGGCTTCCTCCGGCTGGCGGCCGGCGGCCAGCGCCTCCAGCACCAGGTCGAACAGCCGCTCGCTCTTGTTGGCCCGGGCCAGCACCAGCTCGCGCTCCGTATAGCGCCGCGCTTCCTGGTAGGGCACGCACTGCTTCAGCCGCTCGAGCTCGGCCTCGTCGGGAATGCCGTCATAGAGCACGTAACAGGTGTCCCAGGCCTGGGCGATGACCCGGTCGATGCGCATCTCCGGCGGGAGATATTGGGAGAAGGCGACCAGGCTGTAGTCGTGTTCTCCGATGCGGACGGCATAGACGGCCCGGCCATAGCCGGATTCATCCATGTCCCATACGACGCGGTTCACGCGCCAACGGTTCTGGCGCGCGCGGCGCACGAGAGTACGGGTGAAGCTCAGGCGGGAGATGTGCATGGAGCCGAGGCGCTCCAGCCGCATCACCAGGTCTGGACTGCGCAAGGGCGTTTTCGTCCGCTGGCCTTCTGTCTCGAGGCGCTGTGCCATGGCTTCCCCGCTCAAGCGTCGAACAGCACCATGTCGTCGCACCGCCAGCCGATGGTGACCGCATCACCCACACCAAGGCCTTCCACCTCGCTATGGTGGAGCCGTGCTTCGAACAGGCCGGCGTCGGTCGCCACCGCAACACGCAGGGCGCCGCCCGGGAATTCGATCGAGCGGATGCTGCCGGCCAGCATGATGTCCGTGGCGGTGCCCGGCTTGACGATGTGGATGTCCTCCGGGCGGATCATTGCCTTGCGCAGGCTTGCGCCATCCGGCTTGTCTTCGGCCACCGGCTTGAGGTCGGCAGTGCAGACGCGCAGGAAGTTGCTGTCGCCCAGGAACGCCGCTACGAACGGATTGCGCGGCGAGCGGTAGATCGCCTGCGGACTGTCGATCTGCTGGATGGCGCCATCGGCCATGATGGCGATACGGTCCGACATGAGCAGCGCCTCTTCCTGGTCATGGGTCACCGAGATGACGGTGAGGCCGAGGCTGCGCTGAATGCGCATGACCTCACGCTGAAGCTGCTCGCGCAGGCGCCGGTCGAGCGCGCCCATGGGCTCGTCCATCAGCAGCACCGGCGGCTCGAACACCAGCGCGCGGGCGAGCGCCACCCGTTGCTGCTGGCCACCGGACAGTTGCGACACCCTGTGGCTGCGCCGGTCGCCCAGCTCGACCAGCTCCAGCACCTTCGAAACCTTCCGTTCGATCTCGGCACGTCCCACGTGCCGCATCTTCAGCGGAAAGGCGATGTTGTCGAACACGTTCATGTGCGGGAACAGGGCGTAGTTCTGGAAGACCACGCCGAGATTGCGCTTCTCCGGTGGCAGCGGGGCAATGTCGCGTCCGCCGAGCAGGATGGTGCCGGCCGTCGGCTCGACGAAGCCGGCAATCATCATCAGCGTGGTGGACTTGCCCGAGCCGCTGGCGCCCAGCAGGGTGAGGAATTCGCCAGCGCTGACGGTGAAGGATATGTCGTCCACCGCCATGGTGTCGCCATAGCGCTTGGAAAGGCCGCGCACCTCGATTTCCGACCCGAGGCGGGTGGTGCCCGGCGCGTTACTCGCAACTCGTGCGGCAGTGCCGCTTGCCGGCCGGTCGGCAGCGGTGGCGAGCGAGGCAGGAGCCCCGGACGAGACGAGTGCCATTTTGCTGCTCATGCGGTTGTTTCTCCCTTCCGGCGCAACATGCCGATCAGCAGCAGCATGATGCAGGACAGGACCACGAAGAGGCTGGAGGCTGCCGCGACGATCGGGTTGATCTCGAAGCGGATGCCGCTCCACATCTGCACCGGCAGCGTGGTGCTGGAGCCGGTGGTGAGGAACAGCGACAGCACGATCTCGCTGAACGAGGTGAGGAAGGCGAACAGCGCTCCGGCCGCCACGCCGGGCCAGATGATCGGCAGGGTCACGTGGTAAAAGGCGCGCCAGGGCGATGCCCCGAGGCTGCGCGCGCTGTGCTCCAGCCGCATGTCCATGCGCTGCAGGGCGGCGACCACATTGATCACCACGAAGGGCAGAGCGATGATCGTGTGGCCCACGACGACGCCGAAAATGCCCTCGCGCAAGCCGGTGCCCGCCAGGAGGCCGTAGAGCGCGACGGCGGTGATGATGGTGGGCACGATGGTGGGCAGCAGAAACACGCTCATCACCAAGCTGCGCATGCGAGGCGCGAGCCGCACGAGGCCGAGCCCGGCCAGCGTGCCGATCACCGTGGCGGAAATCGCCGAGCAGCTCGCCACCAGGAAGCTGTTCACCGTCGCATGCCGCCAGTTCGGCAGGCTGATGAAGGCCTCGTACCACTTGGTGCTCAGCGAGCGCGGCGGGAAGATGATGTAATCCTCGCCGCCAAACGAGGCTGGGATGATGATGATGTTCGGCAGCACCATCATGATCATGACCAGCACCACCAGAACGGTGATGACAATCTGCAGGGGGCGGCGCGGCGTCATGACTGCCCCCAGACCGTGCCGAGCCGGAACCAGCGCACGCCGACCGCATAGAGCACCAGCGTCGCCACCAGCACGATGGTGGAGAGCGCCGCGGCAAAGCCCCAGTTCATGATCCGGTTGATGTTCATCTCGATGAGCTGGGCGATGAAGATGTCGCGGGTGCCGCCGAGAATGGCCGGAATGACGAAGAAGCCGATGCTCATGATGAAGACGAGCAGGGCACCGGCGATCACTCCCGGCAAGGTCATGGGCAGATAGGCCCGCAGGAACACCTGCAGCGGCGGGGCCCCGAGGCTGCGCGCCGCCATGAGCACGCGCTCGTCGATGCGCGCCATGTTGGCGGCCACCGGCAGGATCGCATAGGGCAGCATGGTCTGCACCATGCCGACGAGCACGCCGACGATATTGCCGCTCATCGGGATAGGCGTGCTGACGAGGCCGAGCTTGAGCAGCAGGGCATTCAGCGCCCCTTGCGGGTTGAGCACGATGAGCCAGCCGTAGCAGAGGACCAGCAGGTTGGTCCAGAACGGGATGAGGATCAGCGCGAGCAGCAGAAGCCTAGTCCGGTTGGAGCCCGTCGCCAGCCTATAGGCCACGGGATAGCCAATCAGCGCGCAGAGCACGGCCGTTGCCGCGCTGGTGAGGAAGGTGCGCTGCAGGACCTGCAGATAGACCGGCCGGTCGACGATCCGCATGTAGTGGTCAAACGCGCCGCTGCTTCCCTCAAAGCTCAGGCCGACGAGCCGCAGCACCGGGACCACGAACAGCCCGACCAGCAGGAGGAGGGCGGGCATGAGCAGCAGGGTGGGTGCATGGCGACGGATCAGCACGGCCATGTCGGGAACTCCGATCGGCACGTGCCGGACGCGGCCGGCCGCCGTGGCGGCCGCATCCGGCAGGGCTGCGCGCTCGGGCCGGGCTGGCATATGCGCCCGGTCCTGCCGCAGTGGGCTTACATCAGTCGCCATTCCGTCAAGCGCTCGCTCGCCTTCTCCAGGTTTTCGGCCCACCATTTCTCGTTGGCCATGATGTACTTGCCCTGCTGCTGCGGCCCGCCGGACAGGATCTTGGCCCGCTCAGGCGAAATGAACTTGAAGGCGTCCGGAACCACCGGCCCGTAGGTATATTCGTTGGCGATGGCCGCCTGGCCTTCCGGCGACAAAGCAAAGGCCAGGAACTTCATGGCGTTCTCTCGGTTCTTGGCGCCCTTGGGCACCACCATGGACGACCAGGTCAAAATGCTCTGGTTGTATTGGATCGCCACGGGCGAGCCGTCCTTCACCGCAGCGAGCGCGCGGCCATCGGGCATCATGGACAGTGCCGCCTGGCCATCGGAGATATATTGCTGGGCCTGGGCATTGGTCTCGTAGAAGATGATGTGGTCGCGGATCTCGCTCCACTTGTCCAGCGCGCGGTCGATATCCAAGGGGTAAAGCTTGTCGGGCGCGACGCCGTCGGCCAGCAGTGCCGCTTCCAGGGCGCCCGAATTCGGGTTGGTATAGAAGGCGCGCTTGCCGGGGAACCCTTCCAGGTCGAAGAGCGCCTTATAGTCCTCCGGCACCTTGTTGTTGAGCGCCTTGGTGTTATAGGCCATGAGCCTCGACCACAGCACCTGCGGCACGGAATATTCCGTGACGAAGCCGTCGCCGGACATGATCTTCGACTTGTCGATGATGGAGAAGTCCAGCGGCTCGAGCAGGCCGCGTTCGGCACCGATATACTGGAAGTCCGGATTGGTCTCGACCACGTCCCACTCCGTGGAGCCGCTCTCCACCATGGACTGGAACTTGCCATAGGTGTTGTCCTGAACGGCGACCACCTCGATGCCGGTGGCCTTGGTGAAGGGCGCGAACCACGCCTTCTTGATGGCGGCCTCCCACGAACCGCCCCAGGTCGCATAGACCACCCGGCCCGCTTGCGCGCGCGATGGTCTGATCGCGGGAAGGCCGATCCCGGCCGCGGCAACGCCCGCGCCCGCGGCGCCGAGGAGGAAGTGGCGACGCGAGACGCGGGTTTTGGTGTTCACTCCGTTTGTCATGGTTTTACTCCCCATTTCATCGTTGTGCGGGGCAGCGCCGGCCATGTTCCCGAATGGCCAGACGCCGCACCGTCATGGAGCCGGCTGATCACGCAGCCCGAACGGCAGCCGGCGTGGCTTCCACCACCTCGTCGAACACCTGTCTGTAGAGCCGCAGCCAATTGCCCCCCATGATCGCGGCCGTCTCCGCCTCGGAGAAGCCACGCTTGCGGAGCGCATCGGCAATGACCCCGAAGGTGCGCATCGTCTTGAGCCAGCTCGGCTCCGGCACCTTGCCGGGCCTGGCCGCCGAGCCGGCACCGTAATTGGGGATGCGCGACCAGCGGCCCATGCGCATCCATTCAAGCTCCGGCATGCCGATGTTGCGGCCGTGGTCGGTGCCGATGGCGATGTGGTCGGTGCCGGCCACATCCGCGGCGTAAGCGGCGATTTCCGACCATTTCTCGGCGCTTTCCGTGTAATCGCCACAGATATTGGCATAGGTGGCGAGCCCGATCACCCCGCCCTTCGCCGCGAGCTCCTTGATCAGCACGTTCGATTTGTTGCGCACGTGGGGGATGAGATCCGACGGGTTGGCGTGGGTGACCGCCACCGGCTTTTCGGAAACCGCGATCACGTCGCGGCAGGTGCGCTCGCCCACATGGGACAAGTCGATGAGGATGCCCACGCGGTTCAGCTCGGCCACCATCTCACGGCCGAACCGGCTGATGCCGCTGTCGTTCGGTTCATAGCAGCTGCCGCCATATTCGTTCTGGTTGTTGTAGGTGAGCTGCATGACGCGCACGCCCATGTCGGCGAACAGCTCGGCATAGCGGATGCGGCCGCTGAGCGGTGTGGTGTTCTGGTAGCCGACGAGCAGGGCGCAGCGGCCGGATGCGACGATCGCCTCGATCTCGGCGGCGGTGCGGGCGATCGCCACCAGGTCGGAATTGGCTCGGACGAGATCGCGGAAGCGGCCCAGCGCATCGAGCGATTCCATCGTGTCTTCCCAGAAGCCGAGGCAGGTCGTGATGCAGCTCATCCGGCCGTCGCGCAGTTCTTCGAAGACTGCCCTGTCAAACTTGCTGCAATTCAACCCGTCGATAAGCAACATCGCCTTCTCCGTACCTCGGCCGTTCGAACCATGCTGAGCTTGCCGCCCCGGCTACCCTTGTGAGAGCGAGCGGGAGCCATGGTGACGCGCATGCCGATTAAATCAATCGCGTAATTTTTAATGCTCTTTCAGTTTTTCTGAAATTCACCTCCCGACGAGATCGAGCACGCGGTTCCACTGCATCGCCAGGTTCAGCACCGGCTGGCGAAGCCCATGGAAGGGGATCGGCCGAATTGGGGTTACGGGTATGGCGCCGCTGTCCGGCTGGCCCGTCATGGTGCGCGCGAGCCATGCGCCGGCCCGGTTGGACAGCGCGACGCCGCGCCCGTTGAAGCCCAGCAGCACGTGCAGACCGGGCGCCGGGCGGTGATAATGGGGCAGATAGTCGAAGGTGATGCAGACGAGGCCGGTCCAGCGGTGCACGATCGGCACGCCGGCAAGCTGCGGGAAGATGCCGGTGAGCACCTGCTCCAGCACGGAATAGTCCGCCCGAGCGCCCCCTATGCCACGTTCGGAGGTGAAGGAAGCGCGACCCCCGATCACCACCCGGTTCTCCCAGGTCTTGCGGAAATAAAGGATCAGCCTGCGGCTGTCATAGACGGTGTGATATCCCGGCAGGATCTCGGCATTGAGCGCATCCGGAATTGGGGCTGTAGCGATCTGGAAACTGTTCACCGGCAGCAGGGATTCGGCGAGGCCCGGGATCAGTCCATCCGTATAGCCGTTGGTGGCCACTACCACCTCGCGGGCCTGCACGGCACCGCCGGCCGTCTCCACCCGCCAACCGCCATTTCGCTCCGTAAGCGCGGTGACGCGGCTGTGTGAATGCACCGTGGCGCCCGCCTTTTGCGCCGCCCGTGCCAATTCGCGGGCGAGATCGAGCGGATGCACGCGGCCGCCACGCGGATCTATGGTGCCGCCGATATAGGCACGGGTGCCGACGCGCCGGAACACGGCCTCGCGATCGGGCAGCCGCTCGACGGCTATGCCGCTACGCTCCAGCTGGTCGGTCGCCGCCTGCATGGCGTGGAGCGCCCGCCGATTGTGGGCGAGCCGGACCAGTCCGTTACGGGCAAAGCGGCAGTTCAGTCCGAGGCGCGCGATGAGCGCAGCCAGGAAATCCGGCGCCTCCTGCCCAAGCCTGTAAAAGGCACTGCCCGCGTCGTTCCCGAATTTCAGCTGAAGGGCGGCTTCATCGAGCTTGAGACCGGGATTGACCTGCCCGCCATTACGGCCGCTGGCACCGAAGCCGATGGTTTCGGCTTCGAGCACGACGACCTTGCGGCCGGCCTCGGCCAGGTGCAGGGCTGCCGACAGGCCGGTAAAGCCGCCGCCGATAACGGCGACATCCGCAGAAACTTCACCGGCAAGCGGTACCGTGGCGAGCGGCGGAGTGGCAGCCGACGCGGCCCATAGGCTGTCGACCGTGGCTTCGCCCTCCGACCCGTTCACCGACTGTGCCTGCCATGCCGCGGCCATCGCATTCCGTCCCGGGCGCTACCAGTAACGCTTCACCGCATCGGTGATGAGCTCGGCGCCGTCATCGGTCACCACCACCGTCTCCTCGAAGTCGCCGAGATAGCCGTCGCGAGACAAGGTGCGCTCGAAGCACAGCACCATGCCCGGCACGATGGGCGTTGGTTCGCCGATGGTCAGCCACGGGGAGTCCCAGCCGAGCCCGACCCCATGACCGAGCCCCGAGAACACGCTTTTGAGCTCGAAGCCGAGTGCCTGCTGCCGGCCCAGGCCGGCCTGGGC
This genomic stretch from Rhodoligotrophos defluvii harbors:
- a CDS encoding M24 family metallopeptidase, translating into MRAKYASFTEQEHRARLAEARRLLKEQGIGHCISMAPESLYYYGGYDSWVSVNSPQALIFSADEDEPTIILRDTDLSLAYESSWVEDVRCYRLMFDDIPAIFAAIAREKGLRDGKVAIEIQSYAVPHALGLALARALAPAQIVDATVLMGMPRLIKSPAEMAYLRRASRYAQAGLDAARQALKPGITEIALADAIEHAMRSAGSDYWSIPTELASGDRTAGGHATARNRVIERGDLVHLEFAGVEARYHATAIHTLAAGEPSRRAREVYEIGRHSLAAGIAAIRPGANVTDIEEASLEPVRAAGLEQAAVMRFGYGIGIAYPPIWLEPLQISRGSNQTMREGMVFVLHAYLQLVDEQLGIIQGGTYALTENGVEMLIGGGDVPLDVV
- a CDS encoding LysR family transcriptional regulator, yielding MLESRNLPDLKAFRVFVAVAEGGGIKAAAEKLGRTPSAISMTLKALEESLGAPLFQAERKAHLTPFGRLVLDEARELLHHFATSCATMQSYARNQIGRCDVASVTSVSIAFLPAAIRRVQQTLPEFGVHVRQMESKFSADALLDGVVDIAFAAHLPRPDEISFEPLFRDAFDIVCAENDPLTKEKTPLSWSAIRDRPFIFNDSFAVIRTPELLEITERAVMWIGSVFALLAALRQGLGVSVLPRLCRVQGAEGLRFLPVEDPTAFRVVGLLSKKDRRQLPGTRHFANAVYEVIQEQAGIYDYELLSAKEPTQYLPA
- a CDS encoding aldehyde dehydrogenase family protein, which produces MKHALKFYIDGAWVDPLSTARIAVTNPATEEAFAEVAAGTAADVDRAVAAAKAAFPTFSATTKDERLKLLQRILDCYMDRREEVAEALTREMGAPKRFALEAQAQTGVNHLRHTMLALESFAFERPQGTTLIVREPIGVVGLITPWNWPINQLVLKVAPALATGCTMVVKPSEIAPFGAMIFADVLHEAGVPKGVFNLVNGDGPTVGHAISAHPDVAMVSITGSTRAGAAVAKAAADTIKRVAQELGGKTANILLESADLEPAVTRGVQNCFRNTGQSCTSPARMLVPADAVEQVEAIAKRAAEAMRVGDPTRDDVDLGPAISKAQFDKIQHYIERGIAEGAKLVTGGPGRPEGLNRGYYVRPTVFSNVRRDMTIARDEIFGPVLAIMPYRDLDEAVQIANDTVYGLSANVQGDRETAVKVAARLRSGQVLINYPPYDSMAPFGGYGQSGNGREQGVYGLEEYLETKAVVGALVA
- a CDS encoding DUF3726 domain-containing protein, whose amino-acid sequence is MTEPGSQGATPLARPPGMIDLSMNEVEMTAYKAARGAGLPWGIAEDVGRAARWLARTGFDWSTALLSVLATTGMSEPATSPFLLGTAVADQINGGEDVGRVISRPNVLRPVWLVPLITVATGGSMPVRIVIGAELVAINREKVWATAPIDRVAPIASAYVLIQAGLPELSALPHHWDPQHTRSLISAENHTQLEALVYRTYVPTSEKSRLRGAGGRPGG
- a CDS encoding ABC transporter ATP-binding protein, with protein sequence MSSKMALVSSGAPASLATAADRPASGTAARVASNAPGTTRLGSEIEVRGLSKRYGDTMAVDDISFTVSAGEFLTLLGASGSGKSTTLMMIAGFVEPTAGTILLGGRDIAPLPPEKRNLGVVFQNYALFPHMNVFDNIAFPLKMRHVGRAEIERKVSKVLELVELGDRRSHRVSQLSGGQQQRVALARALVFEPPVLLMDEPMGALDRRLREQLQREVMRIQRSLGLTVISVTHDQEEALLMSDRIAIMADGAIQQIDSPQAIYRSPRNPFVAAFLGDSNFLRVCTADLKPVAEDKPDGASLRKAMIRPEDIHIVKPGTATDIMLAGSIRSIEFPGGALRVAVATDAGLFEARLHHSEVEGLGVGDAVTIGWRCDDMVLFDA
- a CDS encoding ABC transporter permease, whose product is MTPRRPLQIVITVLVVLVMIMMVLPNIIIIPASFGGEDYIIFPPRSLSTKWYEAFISLPNWRHATVNSFLVASCSAISATVIGTLAGLGLVRLAPRMRSLVMSVFLLPTIVPTIITAVALYGLLAGTGLREGIFGVVVGHTIIALPFVVINVVAALQRMDMRLEHSARSLGASPWRAFYHVTLPIIWPGVAAGALFAFLTSFSEIVLSLFLTTGSSTTLPVQMWSGIRFEINPIVAAASSLFVVLSCIMLLLIGMLRRKGETTA
- a CDS encoding ABC transporter permease codes for the protein MATDVSPLRQDRAHMPARPERAALPDAAATAAGRVRHVPIGVPDMAVLIRRHAPTLLLMPALLLLVGLFVVPVLRLVGLSFEGSSGAFDHYMRIVDRPVYLQVLQRTFLTSAATAVLCALIGYPVAYRLATGSNRTRLLLLALILIPFWTNLLVLCYGWLIVLNPQGALNALLLKLGLVSTPIPMSGNIVGVLVGMVQTMLPYAILPVAANMARIDERVLMAARSLGAPPLQVFLRAYLPMTLPGVIAGALLVFIMSIGFFVIPAILGGTRDIFIAQLIEMNINRIMNWGFAAALSTIVLVATLVLYAVGVRWFRLGTVWGQS
- a CDS encoding ABC transporter substrate-binding protein; this encodes MTNGVNTKTRVSRRHFLLGAAGAGVAAAGIGLPAIRPSRAQAGRVVYATWGGSWEAAIKKAWFAPFTKATGIEVVAVQDNTYGKFQSMVESGSTEWDVVETNPDFQYIGAERGLLEPLDFSIIDKSKIMSGDGFVTEYSVPQVLWSRLMAYNTKALNNKVPEDYKALFDLEGFPGKRAFYTNPNSGALEAALLADGVAPDKLYPLDIDRALDKWSEIRDHIIFYETNAQAQQYISDGQAALSMMPDGRALAAVKDGSPVAIQYNQSILTWSSMVVPKGAKNRENAMKFLAFALSPEGQAAIANEYTYGPVVPDAFKFISPERAKILSGGPQQQGKYIMANEKWWAENLEKASERLTEWRLM